One genomic segment of Gemmatimonas aurantiaca includes these proteins:
- a CDS encoding cation:dicarboxylase symporter family transporter — protein MAHISVSTAPAPKGKQGFLGISFSQWILISMVVGILIGWLAPDFAPNLKPLANIFLRMIKSLIVPLLFSTLVVGIAGHGDDMAKVGKLALRSIIYFEIVTTLALAIGLFAVNLVKPGVGLQIAPDTGSGEEFQALASRTPTFSSVLEHTVPQSFFEAAAQNEVLQIVFFAILFAVALARVEGDSKKTMLDWLQSLSDVMFKFVGIVMAYAPIGIGAAIGVTVGKSGLDVMLNLAKLVGTLYVSLVVFILVVLLPIALLARLDIKRFWQLVKEPWLIAFSTASSEAAFPQAMQAMEKFGVPRRIVSFVLPTGYSFNLDGSTLYLAIASVFVAQAAGIDMPIGQQLLMMLTLMLTSKGVAAVPRASLVILSGALAQFGLPLEGIAVILGVDAIMDMARTSVNLLGNCLATAVMARWEGVLGEGQSEEAAA, from the coding sequence ATGGCTCATATCTCCGTCTCCACCGCACCGGCGCCGAAGGGTAAACAGGGCTTTCTCGGCATCAGTTTTTCGCAGTGGATTCTGATCTCGATGGTGGTCGGCATCCTCATCGGGTGGCTCGCCCCCGATTTTGCGCCGAACCTCAAGCCGCTGGCCAACATCTTCCTGCGCATGATCAAGTCACTGATCGTGCCGCTGCTCTTCAGTACGCTGGTGGTGGGGATTGCCGGCCACGGCGACGACATGGCGAAGGTCGGCAAGCTGGCGCTGCGTTCGATCATCTACTTCGAGATCGTCACCACGCTGGCGTTGGCAATCGGTCTGTTCGCGGTGAATCTCGTGAAGCCGGGGGTGGGACTGCAGATCGCGCCCGATACGGGCAGCGGTGAGGAGTTCCAGGCGCTGGCGTCCCGCACGCCCACGTTCTCCTCGGTGCTCGAACACACGGTGCCGCAGAGTTTCTTCGAAGCGGCCGCGCAGAACGAAGTGCTGCAGATCGTGTTCTTCGCGATCCTCTTCGCCGTGGCGCTGGCGCGGGTGGAAGGCGATTCGAAGAAGACCATGCTCGACTGGCTGCAGTCGCTCAGCGATGTCATGTTCAAGTTCGTCGGCATCGTCATGGCCTACGCCCCCATCGGTATCGGTGCGGCGATCGGCGTGACGGTGGGCAAGAGCGGTCTCGACGTGATGCTCAACCTGGCCAAGCTCGTGGGCACGCTGTACGTGTCGCTGGTGGTGTTCATTCTCGTGGTGCTGTTGCCGATCGCGCTGCTCGCGCGGCTCGACATCAAGCGGTTCTGGCAGCTGGTGAAGGAACCGTGGCTGATCGCGTTCTCCACCGCATCGAGCGAGGCGGCGTTCCCGCAGGCCATGCAGGCCATGGAGAAGTTCGGCGTGCCGCGCCGCATCGTGTCCTTCGTGCTGCCCACGGGCTATTCGTTCAACCTCGACGGCAGCACGCTGTACCTGGCCATCGCCTCGGTCTTCGTGGCACAGGCGGCCGGGATCGACATGCCGATCGGTCAGCAGTTGCTGATGATGCTGACGCTGATGCTGACGTCGAAGGGCGTGGCGGCCGTCCCGCGCGCTTCCCTGGTCATCCTGTCCGGTGCGCTGGCGCAGTTCGGTCTGCCGCTGGAAGGCATCGCGGTCATTCTCGGCGTGGACGCCATCATGGACATGGCCCGCACCTCGGTGAACCTGCTCGGCAACTGCCTCGCCACCGCGGTCATGGCGAGATGGGAAGGCGTACTCGGGGAGGGGCAGTCGGAGGAAGCGGCGGCGTAA
- a CDS encoding amino acid permease, translating to MGLFDRKPIAAPDNGEHGMRRTLGAGDLIMLAIGAVIGAGIFSSLGTAAAGETLADGTVVRYGAGPALVLSFVLLGAVCGLAALCYAELASMIPQAGSAYAYSYATLGEIVAWVVGWALILEYAVGNVAVAIGWSGYFTSLLSGFGIDLPGWLTHGYWNVKASGDPAIHGLLESAPRIAGIPVLVNLPAFGIVAAITALLMQGVKESTRANNIMVVVKLLVLALFVIVGAMHIDPANYKPFAPNGFRGIHQGAAIVFFAYIGFDAISTAAEETKDPQRNLPRGILGGLAVCTLIYVIVGAVATGLVPYEQLRSSDPLAKALSMAGLSTASWIVAAGATVSMAAVLLVFQYGQPRIFYAMARDGLLPRFAAKLHPKTRTPHITTLITGVAVALGSLVADDAATYDLTNIGTLAAFAVVCLGVLVLRIREPDRHRPFRVPFFWAVTLLGAGACVFVMRGLPSSAWMAFGVWMVIGLTFYFAYGFRHSVLRNPSDNR from the coding sequence ATGGGTCTGTTCGATCGGAAACCGATCGCCGCCCCCGACAATGGTGAGCATGGCATGCGCCGCACGCTTGGCGCCGGCGATCTCATCATGCTCGCGATCGGCGCGGTCATCGGTGCGGGAATCTTCTCCTCACTGGGCACCGCGGCGGCCGGCGAAACGCTCGCCGACGGCACCGTCGTGCGATACGGCGCCGGTCCCGCGCTGGTCCTCTCCTTCGTGCTGCTGGGTGCCGTGTGTGGTCTCGCGGCCCTCTGCTACGCCGAACTGGCTTCCATGATTCCGCAGGCGGGGAGTGCGTATGCGTACTCCTACGCCACACTCGGCGAGATCGTCGCCTGGGTGGTGGGATGGGCGCTCATCCTCGAGTACGCGGTCGGCAACGTGGCGGTGGCCATCGGCTGGAGCGGCTACTTCACGTCGCTGCTGTCGGGGTTCGGCATCGATCTGCCGGGCTGGCTCACGCACGGGTACTGGAACGTGAAAGCCAGTGGGGATCCGGCCATTCACGGGCTGCTCGAGAGCGCACCACGCATTGCCGGAATTCCGGTGCTCGTCAACCTGCCGGCGTTCGGCATCGTGGCAGCCATCACCGCGCTGCTGATGCAGGGCGTGAAGGAAAGCACGCGCGCCAACAACATCATGGTGGTGGTGAAGCTGCTCGTGCTCGCGTTGTTCGTGATCGTGGGCGCCATGCACATCGATCCGGCCAACTACAAGCCGTTTGCGCCGAACGGATTTCGCGGCATCCACCAGGGTGCCGCGATCGTGTTTTTTGCCTACATCGGATTCGATGCGATCTCCACGGCCGCCGAGGAAACCAAGGACCCGCAGCGCAATCTGCCGCGTGGCATTCTCGGGGGACTCGCGGTCTGTACGCTCATCTACGTGATCGTGGGCGCGGTGGCCACGGGTCTGGTACCGTACGAGCAGTTGCGCAGCTCCGATCCGCTGGCGAAGGCGCTATCGATGGCGGGGCTTTCCACCGCGAGCTGGATCGTGGCGGCCGGTGCGACGGTGTCGATGGCCGCGGTGCTGCTGGTGTTCCAGTATGGTCAGCCGCGCATCTTCTACGCGATGGCACGTGACGGTCTGCTGCCGCGGTTCGCGGCCAAGCTGCACCCGAAGACCCGCACGCCGCACATCACCACGCTCATCACCGGCGTGGCCGTCGCGCTGGGTTCGCTCGTGGCCGACGATGCGGCCACCTACGATCTCACGAACATCGGCACCCTAGCCGCCTTTGCGGTGGTGTGTCTCGGCGTGCTCGTCCTTCGGATACGGGAACCCGATCGGCACCGTCCGTTCCGCGTGCCGTTCTTCTGGGCCGTGACGCTGCTGGGCGCAGGGGCCTGTGTCTTCGTGATGCGGGGACTGCCATCCAGCGCCTGGATGGCGTTCGGCGTGTGGATGGTGATCGGTCTCACGTTTTACTTCGCGTACGGCTTCCGTCATTCGGTGCTGCGCAATCCTTCCGACAACCGCTGA
- a CDS encoding biopolymer transporter ExbD, with translation MGMSTGGGGSSLNNEINVTPMIDVLLVLLIIFMMIIPMSRKAIDTQLPDPNPQPSQPNVAPDQIVLEILPDEKFAINKEDVPKDQLLTRLKSLYDPRPEKIIFVKGDTMVKYSDVIWAMDQARGAGVRVIGVAPK, from the coding sequence ATGGGGATGTCTACTGGCGGCGGTGGCAGCAGTCTCAATAACGAGATCAACGTCACGCCCATGATCGACGTGCTCCTGGTGCTGCTGATCATCTTCATGATGATCATCCCCATGAGCCGCAAGGCGATCGATACGCAGCTTCCCGACCCGAATCCGCAGCCGTCGCAGCCGAACGTGGCGCCGGATCAGATCGTGCTCGAAATCCTGCCGGATGAAAAGTTCGCGATCAACAAGGAAGATGTGCCGAAGGATCAGTTGCTGACGCGTCTGAAGTCGCTGTACGATCCCCGTCCCGAAAAGATCATCTTCGTGAAGGGCGACACCATGGTGAAGTACTCGGATGTCATCTGGGCCATGGACCAGGCACGCGGCGCAGGGGTCAGGGTCATCGGCGTCGCGCCGAAGTGA
- a CDS encoding biopolymer transporter ExbD, with amino-acid sequence MGMSVGGGGGVKAEPNVTPMIDVMLVLLIIFMITIPQINAGFTAVPPEGQNLKPHPEEDGDQVLGIDDQGRYYLNKQAVRNEDLETLVREIYGKERDDYIMYVKAHKDLQYLKVVDALGVLSRAGVRVAALITEQTPGTESLVESDRIRPGGSQ; translated from the coding sequence ATGGGCATGAGTGTGGGTGGCGGCGGCGGCGTAAAGGCCGAGCCGAACGTGACCCCCATGATCGACGTGATGCTGGTGCTGCTCATCATCTTCATGATCACGATCCCGCAGATCAATGCGGGTTTCACCGCGGTCCCGCCGGAAGGGCAGAATCTCAAGCCCCACCCGGAAGAAGATGGTGATCAGGTACTCGGTATCGACGATCAGGGGCGGTACTACCTGAACAAGCAGGCAGTCCGCAATGAGGACCTCGAAACCCTCGTGCGGGAGATTTATGGCAAGGAGCGCGACGACTACATCATGTACGTGAAGGCCCACAAGGACCTTCAGTACCTCAAGGTCGTCGACGCCCTGGGTGTCCTCTCGCGCGCCGGTGTGCGCGTGGCGGCGCTCATCACCGAGCAGACACCCGGTACGGAATCGCTCGTCGAAAGCGATCGCATCCGTCCGGGGGGGAGTCAGTAA
- a CDS encoding MotA/TolQ/ExbB proton channel family protein, protein MNMSLMELYHSMGWFAKGIVFTLLAMSAFSFTVLIQKWWSMRKAQAETRKFAPEFSQFLEEDNLNEAIKLAEGYKKSHVARVLGGALSEIRPLIQDGSVTVSDINSAERAVEREMLMTVVDLKRGLGVLATVGATSPFVGLLGTTMGIVNSFTGMATSGAGGISAIAAGVAEALITTAIGIGVAIPAVWAFNYFQTKIDNLTAEMTYTSKEMIDYLIKGVSGEFGRSRFTREFNTAGQQTISQ, encoded by the coding sequence ATGAACATGTCGTTGATGGAGCTGTACCACTCGATGGGCTGGTTTGCCAAGGGCATCGTCTTCACGCTCCTGGCCATGTCGGCGTTCTCGTTCACCGTGCTCATCCAGAAGTGGTGGTCGATGCGCAAGGCGCAGGCCGAAACGCGCAAGTTCGCCCCCGAGTTCTCGCAGTTCCTCGAAGAGGACAACCTCAACGAGGCGATCAAGCTGGCCGAAGGCTACAAGAAGTCGCACGTCGCCCGCGTCCTCGGTGGCGCACTCTCCGAAATCCGTCCGCTCATCCAGGACGGCTCGGTGACGGTGTCGGACATCAACTCGGCCGAACGTGCGGTCGAGCGTGAAATGCTGATGACGGTCGTCGACCTGAAGCGTGGTCTGGGCGTGCTGGCCACCGTCGGCGCGACGTCGCCGTTCGTCGGTCTGCTGGGCACCACGATGGGTATCGTGAATTCCTTCACGGGTATGGCCACGTCGGGTGCGGGCGGTATCTCCGCCATCGCCGCCGGTGTCGCCGAGGCGCTCATCACGACGGCCATCGGTATCGGCGTCGCCATCCCGGCCGTGTGGGCGTTCAACTACTTCCAGACGAAGATCGACAACCTCACGGCCGAGATGACGTACACGTCGAAGGAAATGATCGACTACCTCATCAAGGGTGTCTCGGGCGAGTTCGGCCGTTCGCGCTTCACGCGCGAGTTCAACACGGCTGGCCAGCAGACGATCTCGCAGTAA
- a CDS encoding energy transducer TonB — MFNNLLESKAKKQKRLGGSITSIIAHAAVVVALVIVTKNAGIVNEKPKEEKVDFVEVKKDEPKPPEPEKPPPPPPDAVAAPPPPKGFQVLQAPPEIPNIIPEIDLSKKVTDEADFSGKGVQGGIAKGVEGGKGPVPQQAADQPYFDFQVEKPVVMAPGAQGPSYPDMLRSAGIEGTVLAQFVVDTTGRADMSTFKALKSDNDLFTTAVKNALQRMRFLPAEVGGRKVKQLVQQPFQFSLNR; from the coding sequence ATGTTCAACAACCTGCTTGAATCGAAGGCGAAGAAGCAGAAGCGCTTGGGTGGGTCCATCACCTCGATCATCGCTCACGCCGCTGTGGTGGTGGCGTTGGTCATCGTCACGAAGAACGCTGGCATCGTGAACGAGAAGCCGAAGGAAGAGAAGGTCGACTTCGTCGAGGTGAAGAAGGACGAGCCCAAGCCGCCCGAGCCGGAGAAGCCGCCTCCACCGCCGCCCGACGCCGTGGCCGCGCCGCCGCCACCCAAGGGATTCCAGGTGCTTCAGGCACCGCCGGAAATCCCCAACATCATCCCGGAGATCGACCTGTCCAAGAAGGTGACGGACGAGGCGGACTTCTCGGGTAAGGGTGTGCAGGGCGGTATCGCGAAGGGTGTCGAAGGGGGCAAGGGGCCGGTCCCGCAGCAGGCGGCCGACCAGCCGTACTTCGACTTCCAGGTGGAAAAGCCCGTCGTCATGGCGCCGGGCGCCCAGGGCCCGTCGTACCCCGACATGCTCCGGTCCGCCGGTATCGAAGGCACCGTTCTCGCCCAGTTCGTGGTCGACACCACGGGCCGCGCCGATATGAGCACCTTCAAGGCGCTCAAGTCCGACAACGACCTGTTCACGACCGCCGTGAAAAACGCGCTGCAGCGCATGCGTTTCCTGCCGGCAGAAGTCGGTGGCCGCAAGGTGAAGCAGCTCGTGCAGCAGCCGTTCCAGTTCTCGCTCAACCGCTGA
- a CDS encoding ABC transporter permease, producing MNAQIRIAAAFEWRRLRRSGSFVGLAFGAMLLAFGLMFTARPDDMPWRLELDNWLVEVSTTVWFAVMYPLMMVVLGAQVGATDIATGAIRLPLLVPGMRRVMVFGKFIALTRAAWTLAALFFVAGCVTIFVHAGMGTLQEPMNTLKQLARVMVLGVLASTAWWTLVLYLAIRLRSATAAGGVAFLLLLLGWIARGHFGALTERRWPGWWGVAVAEHVVVLVPAALTVVALLWSAQRAMRSLEVR from the coding sequence GTGAACGCGCAGATTCGCATCGCTGCGGCGTTCGAATGGCGACGACTGCGTCGCTCGGGGAGTTTCGTGGGGCTCGCTTTCGGCGCCATGCTGCTGGCGTTCGGGCTGATGTTCACGGCACGTCCCGATGACATGCCGTGGCGCCTCGAGCTCGACAACTGGCTGGTGGAGGTCAGTACCACCGTCTGGTTCGCGGTGATGTATCCCCTGATGATGGTGGTGCTCGGGGCGCAGGTGGGTGCCACGGATATCGCCACCGGTGCGATCCGTTTGCCGTTGCTCGTGCCCGGCATGCGACGCGTGATGGTGTTCGGCAAGTTTATTGCACTCACCCGCGCCGCCTGGACCCTGGCAGCGCTGTTCTTCGTGGCCGGATGTGTCACGATCTTCGTTCACGCGGGCATGGGCACACTGCAGGAGCCGATGAACACGCTGAAGCAGCTGGCGCGTGTCATGGTCCTCGGCGTGCTGGCCTCCACCGCCTGGTGGACGCTGGTGCTGTATCTCGCCATCCGGCTCCGGAGTGCGACCGCGGCCGGCGGAGTGGCATTTCTGCTCTTGTTGCTGGGGTGGATTGCCCGCGGGCATTTTGGCGCTCTTACAGAAAGGCGCTGGCCGGGCTGGTGGGGTGTCGCGGTCGCGGAGCATGTGGTGGTGCTGGTTCCCGCCGCGCTCACGGTGGTCGCGCTGCTGTGGAGCGCCCAGCGGGCCATGCGGAGCCTGGAGGTCCGGTAG
- a CDS encoding ATP-binding cassette domain-containing protein, with protein sequence MSTLSKPVVCLDLTRTFASGDGLHAFTLSIDEGALHAVVGPNGSGKSTLLRLLTGLLRPESGEARVFGERADRADGAALRHVGALVDFPAFYTSVSALENLRYIADLRGLPRSRVEMALDAVQLRRPRHQLVRDYSMGMKQRLGLAAALLGEPRLLILDEPTSSVDPTGVEDIEALLCAWRERHGTTVLFTSHSFDQVERLATHVSILASGTLLGSFGAHDGAALPTTVLLDVPADCAVEDLAAQIGIDVDCVVRTPYGLQLQGLELGPDDAGRLQAELVTRGIRILDWRRGMSAWRRALRLQMGRQAADGREGLS encoded by the coding sequence TTGTCGACGCTCTCCAAGCCGGTGGTCTGTCTCGACCTCACCCGCACGTTTGCATCGGGCGACGGGCTGCACGCATTCACACTCTCCATCGACGAGGGTGCGCTGCACGCGGTGGTGGGCCCCAACGGTTCGGGCAAAAGCACGTTGCTGCGTCTGCTCACGGGACTGCTGCGGCCCGAATCGGGTGAAGCGCGCGTTTTTGGCGAGCGCGCCGATCGCGCCGATGGCGCCGCGTTGCGACACGTTGGTGCCCTGGTGGATTTCCCCGCGTTTTACACGTCGGTCTCGGCGCTCGAGAATCTGCGCTACATCGCCGATCTGCGCGGTCTTCCACGTTCGCGCGTGGAGATGGCGCTCGACGCTGTGCAGTTGCGCCGTCCGCGCCATCAACTGGTGCGCGACTACTCCATGGGCATGAAGCAACGCCTGGGACTCGCCGCCGCGTTGCTCGGTGAACCGCGGTTGCTGATTCTCGATGAACCCACCAGCAGTGTCGATCCCACGGGTGTCGAAGACATCGAGGCGCTCCTGTGTGCGTGGCGCGAACGGCATGGGACGACGGTGCTGTTCACCAGTCATTCCTTCGATCAGGTGGAGCGCCTGGCCACGCACGTGTCCATTCTCGCCAGTGGCACACTGCTCGGAAGTTTCGGAGCGCACGATGGCGCGGCGTTGCCCACTACGGTACTGCTCGATGTGCCGGCGGACTGTGCTGTGGAAGACCTGGCCGCGCAGATCGGCATCGATGTGGATTGCGTGGTCCGTACACCGTACGGTCTGCAGCTGCAGGGACTCGAACTCGGCCCGGATGACGCCGGTCGTCTGCAGGCGGAACTCGTTACTCGCGGCATCCGCATTCTCGACTGGCGACGGGGGATGTCGGCCTGGCGTCGGGCACTGCGCCTGCAGATGGGTCGGCAGGCCGCCGATGGGCGTGAGGGTCTTTCGTGA
- a CDS encoding helix-turn-helix domain-containing protein, with the protein MVQIFAVQMPEELLGRMRRAFPIDSEVVRISGTEQCNEVPDMQRTSVVLAPVPAYDDQYLSERLGMLRKRYPWVPLVMIDTGRRVDLDATIRVVQFGASTVVDMSAADWREHLERSIIAGRHASLSRAVWEMADLFLSDAEARLFKEALHLAHAPFSVTDLAVACNLPERSLRKYCEREALPSPHWFMVWSRLLLAAYLLSTNRLSVKTTAQRLGFSTSNHLLSTFGRYTRLGARELQAPDGFRMLCDSLAASARKQGEERWSRTKEATPTADR; encoded by the coding sequence ATGGTTCAGATCTTCGCTGTGCAGATGCCGGAGGAACTGCTGGGAAGGATGCGGAGAGCTTTTCCCATAGATTCCGAAGTCGTTCGGATTTCAGGGACGGAACAGTGCAACGAGGTTCCGGATATGCAACGCACAAGCGTGGTGCTGGCGCCAGTACCTGCCTACGACGACCAGTACCTTTCGGAGCGACTGGGGATGCTGCGTAAGCGGTATCCTTGGGTTCCCCTCGTAATGATCGATACGGGAAGGCGGGTGGACTTAGATGCCACCATTCGAGTGGTTCAGTTTGGAGCCTCGACTGTAGTCGACATGAGCGCCGCCGATTGGCGGGAGCACTTGGAGCGATCCATCATCGCTGGACGTCACGCGTCGCTATCGCGGGCCGTTTGGGAGATGGCGGATCTATTCCTGTCTGATGCCGAGGCGAGACTCTTCAAGGAAGCGTTGCATCTGGCTCACGCACCGTTTTCCGTGACGGACTTGGCTGTGGCTTGCAACTTGCCGGAACGGAGCCTTCGCAAGTATTGCGAACGGGAAGCACTGCCTTCACCGCACTGGTTCATGGTATGGTCAAGACTCCTGCTGGCGGCCTACCTTCTGAGCACGAATCGTTTGAGCGTAAAAACGACCGCGCAACGGCTGGGGTTCTCCACCTCCAATCATCTGCTCTCGACTTTTGGGCGATATACAAGGTTGGGAGCACGCGAGCTCCAAGCCCCGGACGGATTCAGGATGCTCTGTGATAGCCTAGCTGCATCCGCGCGAAAACAAGGCGAAGAGAGGTGGTCGAGAACGAAAGAGGCCACACCTACTGCCGATCGATGA
- a CDS encoding ATP-binding protein, whose amino-acid sequence MSSIRARLTRAWTAAFLLTLFVFSLTLLAVRRETLYRELEARVQVEADQAVRAINVARNTGTEPVMAQKDRLAGPSIGMRMSAFLSLLEGYVLVQDSTGYDIYASPAVQSLSTDDRNTFSTAARAAHADRALRRVELHSDEVLLATRVVPLSDNARYRVYAALSTRNITYTPPELIGPMFVITPLLLVLSVTFAYLIAGRAFRPIDVLIDQVEAITDGRSLHSRLGVAAAGDELMRLSETLNAFIGRLEKSFGALRRFTADASHELKTPLAVIRADVERAMSPSTTEVDQAISLEEALQQVTRMADLVDSLLTLARADEGRFDLFREPVELEPLAREVLETARLLGEDQGLEIDAPVLENAEVLGDVTRLRQLFLNLVTNAIKYTPRGGKVEIALARDAAVVRFSVKDSGIGIAAADLPHIFERFWRADRVRSRASERGGFGLGLAISQWIAQAHGGTLEVQSRLTRGSTFTVTLPLAGEPGSGMTGEYQSVVNLVESEMPEEVGGGAAQ is encoded by the coding sequence GTGAGTTCCATCCGCGCCCGGCTGACACGCGCATGGACGGCGGCGTTTCTGCTCACGCTGTTCGTGTTTTCGCTCACGTTGCTGGCGGTGCGGCGCGAAACGCTGTACCGCGAGCTCGAGGCGAGGGTGCAGGTGGAGGCGGATCAGGCGGTGCGGGCCATCAATGTGGCCCGCAACACCGGCACGGAGCCGGTGATGGCGCAGAAGGACCGGCTGGCCGGCCCGTCCATCGGCATGCGCATGAGCGCCTTCCTGTCGCTGCTGGAAGGCTACGTGCTGGTGCAGGACAGCACGGGGTACGACATCTACGCCTCACCGGCGGTGCAATCGCTGTCCACCGACGACCGGAACACGTTCAGCACCGCGGCCCGCGCCGCGCATGCCGACCGCGCGCTGCGACGCGTGGAGCTGCACTCGGACGAAGTCCTGCTCGCCACGCGGGTCGTGCCGCTCAGCGACAATGCGCGGTATCGCGTGTACGCCGCCCTGTCCACGCGCAACATCACGTACACCCCGCCCGAACTGATCGGCCCGATGTTCGTCATCACGCCGCTCTTGCTCGTGCTGTCGGTGACGTTTGCGTATCTCATCGCCGGTCGTGCCTTCCGGCCCATCGATGTGCTCATCGACCAGGTAGAAGCCATCACCGACGGTCGGTCGTTGCACAGCCGCCTGGGCGTGGCCGCCGCGGGCGACGAGCTGATGCGGTTGTCGGAGACGCTCAATGCCTTCATCGGACGACTGGAAAAATCCTTCGGCGCGCTCAGACGGTTCACGGCCGATGCGAGTCATGAGCTGAAAACCCCGCTGGCCGTCATCCGGGCCGATGTGGAGCGCGCGATGTCGCCATCCACCACCGAAGTCGATCAGGCGATCTCGCTGGAGGAAGCGCTGCAGCAGGTGACGCGCATGGCCGATCTGGTCGATTCGCTGCTGACGCTCGCCCGGGCCGACGAAGGCCGTTTCGATCTGTTCCGCGAGCCGGTGGAACTGGAGCCGCTCGCCCGTGAGGTGCTGGAGACGGCACGTCTCCTGGGGGAGGATCAGGGGCTCGAGATCGACGCGCCCGTGCTCGAGAACGCCGAAGTGCTGGGCGACGTGACCCGACTCCGGCAACTGTTCCTCAACCTCGTCACCAATGCGATCAAGTACACCCCGCGCGGAGGGAAGGTGGAGATTGCGCTGGCGCGGGACGCGGCGGTGGTGCGTTTCTCGGTGAAGGATTCAGGGATCGGCATTGCCGCGGCGGATCTGCCGCATATCTTCGAGCGCTTCTGGCGTGCGGATCGGGTGCGTTCGCGGGCCAGCGAGCGTGGCGGGTTCGGGCTGGGGCTCGCGATCTCGCAATGGATCGCGCAGGCGCATGGCGGCACTCTCGAGGTACAGTCGCGACTCACGCGCGGCAGCACGTTCACGGTGACGCTGCCGCTGGCCGGCGAACCGGGCTCGGGCATGACGGGGGAGTATCAGTCGGTGGTGAATCTCGTGGAGTCGGAGATGCCGGAGGAGGTGGGGGGAGGAGCGGCTCAGTAG
- a CDS encoding response regulator transcription factor, protein MKILVIEDDPTVGEFVRRGLEEQRWQTDLCNNGLEGERMALSQPYDLVILDMRLPGRNGLDVLRTLRASGFERPVLVLTAQDAVDAKVETLRAGADDYVTKPFAFEELLARAEALLRRPRALASPQLRVGELELDQGTREVRRAGEPIELTPKEFAVLEYLMRHAGRVMSRTLITEYAWGYHFDPGTNIVDVVINHLRKKIDARFEKKLITTVRGVGYMIRA, encoded by the coding sequence ATGAAGATTCTGGTGATCGAAGACGATCCCACCGTGGGGGAGTTTGTCCGGCGTGGACTCGAGGAGCAGCGCTGGCAGACGGATCTGTGCAACAACGGGCTGGAAGGGGAACGCATGGCCCTTTCCCAGCCGTACGATCTGGTGATCCTCGACATGCGTCTGCCCGGACGGAATGGTCTGGACGTGCTGCGGACGCTCCGGGCCAGTGGTTTCGAGCGGCCCGTGCTGGTGCTGACGGCGCAGGATGCCGTCGACGCCAAGGTGGAAACGTTGCGCGCCGGCGCCGACGATTACGTGACGAAGCCCTTCGCCTTCGAAGAGCTGCTGGCGCGCGCCGAAGCACTGCTCCGGCGTCCGCGTGCGCTGGCCTCGCCGCAGTTGCGCGTGGGCGAACTCGAACTCGATCAGGGCACGCGCGAAGTCCGGCGCGCCGGTGAACCCATCGAGCTCACGCCCAAGGAGTTCGCCGTGCTGGAGTATCTGATGCGTCACGCGGGTCGGGTGATGAGCCGCACGCTCATCACCGAATACGCGTGGGGGTATCATTTCGATCCCGGCACGAACATCGTGGATGTGGTGATCAATCACCTGCGCAAGAAGATCGACGCCCGCTTCGAGAAGAAGCTGATCACGACGGTCCGTGGCGTGGGTTACATGATCCGGGCCTAG